The Gemmatimonadales bacterium genome includes a region encoding these proteins:
- a CDS encoding N-6 DNA methylase, whose product MARRGANAAHVLAPTDTDAVEDYISGVAVSPTPEEINAVQVFAKRLVADYGYPKAHIQTRPQYRVRKSPSDDKKTFPIDIAVFSSNNRLEDELQMVVECKRPRRKEGLAQLKLYLDMSTAEIGVWFNGSEHAYIRKVHHASGRRTYQELPNIPRYGQRVEDIGLYCRRELKKPSNLKAVFRDIRNHLAGNTTGITRDESLAQEIINLLFCKIYDEINTAPDEMVSFRCGVDETAKDVRKRIVETFEFKVKREYSDVFTSKDAVTLDAASLMYVVGELQTYCIIDADRDAVGDAFEVFIGPALRGAEGQFFTPRNVIKLIVDMIDPEPGDLLIDPACGSGGFLIAALEHVWGKLEREGKKKEWSEVILDRKKRELASRCFRGLDKDSFLAKVTKAYMAIIGDGRGGVFCENALMRPDEWRVDARDRVRLGRFNVVMTNPPFGSKIPVKGAQVLAQYELGYKWSKDKKSQTISKSDKLRDEQAPHILFLERCLQLLVVGGRLGIVMPESILGNPSYEYVINYLMERTTIRAIVTMPESLFKTSGKSGTHTKVAVMVLEKTEPRKTHSMFFGAVKWCGHDSRGNPTYRRDPSGRMVLLDEVPTVAARYQAFLKGKMGAVDHLSFKMPSTDVRNRILVPQYYDPEIEAALQQLSKTHDLVTVGNLVDARILAVETGTEIGKMAYGTGRIPFIRTSDLSNWEIKADFKHGVSRSIYESEKRKAEVAAGDILLVRDGTYLIGTTAIVTDSDLPMLYQSHIYRLRVLKPKDLDPWLLLACLNTSIVMRQIRAKQFTQDIIDTLGRRVHEIVLPLPRSLAVRKQIGDETRETISMRVKLRNRVQDIARKLEGRTDDNERDSSVQI is encoded by the coding sequence GTGGCTCGACGCGGTGCGAATGCTGCGCATGTTCTTGCGCCTACGGACACCGATGCTGTTGAGGACTACATTAGCGGTGTCGCCGTTAGCCCAACTCCCGAAGAGATCAATGCTGTGCAGGTGTTCGCGAAGCGCCTCGTGGCCGACTACGGGTATCCCAAGGCGCATATCCAGACTAGGCCACAGTATCGCGTGCGGAAGAGTCCTTCTGACGACAAGAAGACATTCCCCATCGACATTGCTGTCTTCTCGAGCAACAACCGACTAGAGGACGAACTTCAAATGGTGGTCGAGTGCAAGCGACCACGGCGCAAGGAGGGCCTGGCTCAGCTGAAATTGTACCTTGATATGAGCACCGCGGAGATTGGCGTCTGGTTCAACGGTAGCGAGCACGCCTACATCCGAAAGGTACACCACGCCAGCGGGCGCCGGACTTATCAAGAGTTGCCGAACATTCCGCGGTACGGTCAACGTGTCGAGGACATCGGACTCTACTGCCGTCGCGAGCTCAAGAAGCCTTCCAATCTAAAGGCCGTGTTTCGTGACATCAGGAACCATCTCGCAGGCAATACGACCGGCATCACCCGGGATGAATCGCTGGCACAGGAGATCATCAACCTCCTCTTTTGCAAGATCTACGATGAGATCAACACCGCACCGGACGAAATGGTATCCTTTCGCTGTGGCGTGGACGAAACTGCGAAGGATGTGCGCAAGCGCATAGTCGAGACTTTTGAGTTCAAGGTTAAGCGTGAGTACAGCGATGTCTTCACCTCGAAGGATGCGGTGACGCTGGATGCTGCCAGTCTGATGTACGTCGTAGGGGAACTTCAGACTTACTGCATCATCGATGCGGATCGAGATGCCGTGGGAGACGCATTCGAGGTCTTCATCGGCCCAGCGCTGCGAGGAGCTGAGGGACAATTTTTCACACCTCGCAACGTCATCAAGCTCATCGTAGATATGATCGATCCAGAACCAGGCGATCTGCTGATTGACCCGGCCTGTGGTTCAGGCGGGTTCCTAATTGCTGCGCTGGAACATGTGTGGGGTAAGCTCGAACGTGAGGGCAAGAAAAAGGAATGGTCCGAGGTCATCCTTGACCGGAAGAAGCGAGAACTGGCGTCGAGGTGTTTTCGCGGACTAGACAAGGACTCGTTTCTAGCGAAGGTGACCAAAGCCTACATGGCGATCATCGGTGACGGCCGCGGTGGTGTGTTTTGCGAAAATGCGCTTATGCGACCGGACGAGTGGAGAGTCGATGCGCGGGACCGGGTCAGGCTGGGCCGCTTCAATGTTGTAATGACCAATCCGCCGTTCGGGTCGAAGATTCCAGTGAAGGGTGCACAGGTGCTCGCTCAGTACGAACTCGGGTATAAGTGGTCGAAGGATAAGAAGTCACAAACGATCTCGAAGTCAGACAAGTTGCGTGACGAGCAAGCGCCGCACATCCTATTCTTGGAGCGCTGTCTTCAGCTCCTGGTAGTGGGTGGCCGCCTTGGTATTGTCATGCCTGAAAGCATTCTCGGAAATCCGTCGTATGAGTACGTGATCAACTATCTAATGGAGCGGACGACGATCCGAGCAATCGTCACTATGCCGGAGTCACTCTTCAAGACGAGCGGCAAGAGCGGCACGCATACGAAGGTCGCTGTCATGGTACTCGAGAAGACCGAGCCTCGGAAGACTCACTCGATGTTCTTTGGCGCGGTGAAGTGGTGCGGTCACGACTCGCGCGGCAATCCGACATATCGGCGGGATCCATCCGGAAGAATGGTGCTACTTGACGAAGTGCCAACGGTCGCGGCTCGGTATCAGGCGTTCTTAAAGGGTAAGATGGGTGCGGTGGATCACCTCAGCTTCAAGATGCCATCCACCGATGTACGCAACCGCATCCTCGTGCCGCAATACTATGATCCGGAGATCGAGGCGGCACTGCAACAGCTGTCCAAGACTCATGACCTAGTGACGGTGGGGAATTTGGTCGATGCGAGAATTCTTGCCGTCGAGACAGGCACCGAGATTGGCAAGATGGCCTACGGAACTGGGCGCATTCCGTTCATTCGAACATCAGATCTATCAAACTGGGAAATCAAGGCAGACTTCAAGCATGGTGTGAGCCGCTCGATCTACGAGTCAGAGAAGCGCAAGGCAGAGGTAGCGGCCGGAGACATCCTATTGGTACGTGATGGCACGTACTTGATTGGTACGACGGCCATTGTAACTGATAGTGATCTTCCAATGCTCTACCAAAGTCACATCTATCGATTGCGAGTCCTGAAGCCAAAGGACCTCGACCCCTGGCTCCTGCTTGCGTGCCTGAACACATCGATTGTCATGCGTCAGATTCGCGCGAAGCAATTCACCCAGGACATCATCGACACATTGGGCCGTCGAGTGCATGAGATCGTGCTGCCACTGCCGCGCTCCTTGGCTGTGCGGAAGCAAATTGGTGACGAGACCCGCGAGACAATCTCAATGCGGGTGAAGCTTCGCAATCGGGTACAGGATATTGCGCGGAAACTTGAGGGTCGTACCGATGACAATGAGCGCGACTCCAGTGTTCAGATCTGA
- a CDS encoding HD-GYP domain-containing protein produces MTFPKAVRIYVFSVVVAAALVLGVTSVLPRPGFDAWAVFSFLFVGCLLELSRTHNKAGGLTGSLVFVFHLAVGLVLGAFLGALIAALAKAIAKIVERDSPLRLAFNVAERSISVGLTFTVYYLLGGQHPPQFLLPAVPGHPAVFNAALVQIGAFLVAALIYFVANSLLVSTVVALANDRPVLRTWRSNTMWVLGYDIAASMLALLVAGVFVRTNSASGLERFAFLALALPLLGFRHIYGKLNNLQDLYGELDGAYDQLELNVREQLAMMVKAIEARDPYTSGHSRRVCGLSRAIATDLGLTPEQVEEIENAALLHDVGKIHAEFAPLLQKEGKLTEEEWAIMKTHSAKSADLVGLFSRFQGYVVSCVRHHHERWDGRGYPDQVSGEAIPLGARIITIADTIDAMTTNRPYRNALSLDVVLAELNKGRGSQFDTSLVDVTVNSVTVRRLISDPSLIPEYLPSPKIRDRAVEARRKAGAALSGLGTVRRAADRPA; encoded by the coding sequence CTGCCACGACCAGGTTTCGACGCGTGGGCAGTCTTCAGCTTCCTGTTTGTCGGATGTCTCCTTGAATTGTCTCGTACACACAATAAGGCTGGCGGTCTGACCGGCTCGTTGGTGTTTGTGTTCCATCTCGCCGTTGGCCTAGTTCTGGGTGCATTCTTGGGCGCCCTCATCGCGGCATTGGCAAAGGCAATCGCCAAGATTGTGGAGCGAGACTCTCCCTTGCGGCTTGCGTTCAACGTTGCCGAACGTAGCATCTCAGTAGGTCTCACGTTCACGGTGTACTACCTGCTCGGTGGTCAGCATCCGCCGCAATTCCTGTTGCCTGCGGTGCCCGGTCATCCGGCTGTTTTCAACGCTGCGCTTGTCCAGATCGGCGCCTTCTTGGTGGCGGCGCTGATCTATTTTGTTGCGAACTCCCTTCTCGTCAGCACGGTCGTCGCGCTTGCGAACGACAGGCCGGTTTTGCGCACATGGCGGTCCAATACGATGTGGGTGTTGGGGTACGATATCGCCGCAAGCATGCTTGCGCTGCTCGTGGCAGGCGTGTTTGTCCGGACTAACAGCGCAAGCGGACTGGAGCGATTTGCCTTTCTAGCCTTGGCATTGCCGCTGCTTGGGTTCAGGCACATCTATGGGAAGCTCAACAACCTCCAAGATCTATACGGAGAGCTCGATGGGGCGTACGACCAACTCGAGTTGAATGTTCGAGAACAGCTTGCAATGATGGTGAAAGCAATCGAAGCCCGTGATCCATACACGTCAGGTCATTCAAGGCGCGTATGCGGCCTATCGCGCGCGATCGCAACTGATCTTGGATTGACGCCCGAACAAGTCGAAGAGATCGAAAACGCAGCGCTGCTGCATGACGTCGGAAAGATCCACGCAGAGTTTGCTCCCCTCCTTCAAAAGGAGGGTAAGCTGACTGAAGAGGAGTGGGCCATCATGAAGACCCACTCTGCAAAGAGTGCGGACCTAGTCGGCCTGTTCTCGCGGTTCCAAGGGTACGTTGTCTCCTGCGTCCGGCATCACCATGAGCGATGGGACGGCCGAGGTTACCCGGACCAAGTTTCCGGTGAGGCGATTCCGCTCGGCGCTAGGATTATCACGATCGCGGACACTATCGACGCGATGACGACGAACCGTCCTTACCGCAACGCTCTATCGCTCGATGTCGTCTTGGCCGAACTCAACAAAGGTCGAGGGTCCCAGTTCGATACCTCGTTGGTGGACGTGACGGTGAACTCAGTTACTGTGCGCCGATTGATTTCCGATCCGTCGCTAATCCCTGAGTATCTGCCCTCTCCGAAGATCCGGGACCGCGCGGTGGAAGCTCGCCGAAAAGCTGGCGCTGCGCTATCTGGGTTGGGGACCGTGCGGCGGGCCGCTGATAGACCAGCGTAG